Proteins encoded by one window of Elaeis guineensis isolate ETL-2024a chromosome 12, EG11, whole genome shotgun sequence:
- the LOC105033337 gene encoding uncharacterized protein yields MASPRDSNNRRLHHFLSILLLSATFLGRSDACHPTDRAALLAFKSGVTADPSGLLRTWDAAADCCSSWAGVACDPASGRVANLSRPGLSSGPDFVSDASVAGVLSPALGNLSALRLLDLSNLKQLSGPIPSSLGRLSHLQFLLLHFNDLTGPIPDSFTGLRRLRWLFLSSNRLSAAIPPSVFASRALAELALSENQLSGAIPATIGRLTALEKLDLHGNSLTGSIPEKIGMLRKLTHLDLSENRISGRIPESIGNLSNLMVLYLNHNHLTGGIPSSISGMASLRFCQMSDNGLSGNLPASIGALPRIQRLILENNHLTGELPAAIGSLATLTDVFFSSNRFTGKIPSSFGNLVRLMTLDLSRNHLSGPIPPELSKLRNLQALDLSFNPLFLQSGGPPSWLARTNLFKLMLAGTGIAGPLPDWLSLASSISILDLSSNNLTGELPRWIGGMKGLSFLNISNNGLRSRIPEEFKNLTMLMDLDLHGNELYGKLRPVLAKGTQDPLGHYRTLDVSRNRFTGGLDEDIGELPAMDAVERLVVSENPGLGGRIPATMGRMEALKVLGLAGDGLWGGIPEGVMDLDGLTVFDVRGNRLSGRIPRHTARLPAEGFAGNLGLCGAPLPPCKTRRLQ; encoded by the coding sequence ATGGCTAGTCCCAGAGATAGCAACAATCGCCGCCTCCACCACTTCCTCTCCATCCTCCTCTTGTCTGCTACCTTTCTGGGGCGGTCGGATGCCTGTCACCCAACGGACCGGGCAGCGCTGCTCGCCTTCAAGTCCGGTGTCACCGCCGACCCGTCGGGCCTCCTCCGCACCTGGGACGCCGCCGCCGACTGCTGCTCCTCCTGGGCCGGCGTGGCCTGCGATCCCGCCTCCGGCCGCGTCGCCAACCTCTCCCGCCCGGGCCTCTCCTCCGGCCCCGACTTCGTCTCCGACGCCTCCGTCGCCGGCGTTCTCTCCCCGGCCCTCGGCAACCTCTCCGCCCTCCGCCTCCTCGACCTCAGCAACCTCAAGCAACTCTCCGGCCCCATCCCCTCCTCCCTCGGCCGCCTCTCCCACCTTCAATTCCTCCTCCTCCACTTCAACGACCTCACCGGCCCCATCCCTGACTCCTTCACCGGCCTCCGCCGCCTCCGGTGGCTCTTCCTCAGCTCCAACCGCCTCTCCGCCGCCATCCCCCCGTCCGTCTTTGCATCCCGAGCTCTCGCCGAGCTGGCATTGTCGGAAAACCAGCTCTCGGGGGCGATCCCCGCGACCATCGGGCGGCTGACGGCATTGGAGAAGCTCGACCTCCACGGCAACAGCCTCACCGGCTCCATCCCGGAGAAGATCGGAATGCTTCGGAAGCTCACCCATCTCGACCTCTCCGAGAACCGTATCTCCGGCCGCATTCCGGAGTCCATCGGCAATCTCAGCAACCTCATGGTTCTCTACCTGAACCACAACCATCTAACCGGCGGCATTCCCTCATCCATCTCCGGGATGGCCTCTCTCCGATTCTGCCAGATGTCGGACAACGGCCTCAGCGGGAATCTGCCAGCCTCCATTGGAGCCCTTCCAAGAATCCAGCGCTTAATACTGGAGAACAATCACCTCACCGGAGAATTGCCGGCGGCGATCGGCAGTCTCGCCACGCTCACCGACGTCTTCTTCTCCAGCAACAGATTCACCGGAAAAATCCCCTCCAGCTTTGGAAATCTCGTCAGACTCATGACGCTGGACCTCTCGAGGAACCACCTATCGGGCCCAATTCCACCGGAGCTCTCCAAGCTACGCAACCTCCAGGCTCTGGATCTCTCCTTCAATCCTCTGTTTCTCCAATCAGGGGGCCCACCAAGCTGGCTGGCCAGAACGAATCTCTTCAAGCTCATGCTCGCCGGCACCGGCATCGCCGGCCCGCTCCCCGACTGGCTATCGTTGGCATCCTCGATCTCGATCCTGGACCTCTCGAGCAACAACTTAACCGGCGAGCTGCCACGGTGGATCGGCGGCATGAAGGGGCTCTCTTTTTTGAACATCTCCAACAACGGGCTCAGGTCGAGGATTCCGGAGGAGTTCAAGAACCTGACGatgctgatggatctcgacctcCATGGTAACGAGCTCTATGGGAAACTCCGACCGGTGCTGGCGAAGGGGACGCAGGACCCCTTGGGGCACTACAGAACGTTGGACGTGTCGAGGAACCGGTTCACTGGAGGGTTGGACGAGGACATAGGGGAGCTGCCGGCGATGGACGCGGTGGAGCGGCTGGTGGTGTCGGAGAACCCGGGGCTGGGGGGAAGGATCCCGGCGACGATGGGGAGGATGGAGGCGCTGAAGGTGCTGGGATTGGCCGGGGACGGGCTCTGGGGAGGGATACCGGAGGGGGTGATGGACTTGGATGGGCTGACAGTGTTCGATGTGAGGGGGAACCGCCTCAGCGGGAGGATTCCGAGGCACACCGCCCGGCTGCCGGCGGAGGGGTTCGCCGGAAATCTGGGGCTCTGCGGGGCGCCGCTGCCACCATGCAAAACGCGCCGCCTTCAGTGA